A window from Mycobacterium saskatchewanense encodes these proteins:
- the mihF gene encoding integration host factor, actinobacterial type, which translates to MALPQLTDEQRAAALEKAAAARRARAELKDRLKRGGTNLSQVLKDAETDEVLGKMKVSALLEALPKVGKVKAQEIMTELEIAPTRRLRGLGDRQRKALLEKFGSA; encoded by the coding sequence GTGGCCCTTCCCCAGTTGACCGACGAGCAGCGCGCGGCCGCTTTGGAGAAGGCGGCTGCCGCACGTCGTGCACGAGCAGAGCTCAAGGACCGGCTGAAGCGCGGCGGCACCAACCTTTCGCAGGTGCTCAAGGACGCCGAGACCGACGAAGTCCTGGGCAAGATGAAGGTTTCGGCGCTGCTGGAGGCGTTGCCCAAGGTCGGCAAGGTCAAGGCGCAGGAAATCATGACCGAGCTGGAGATCGCCCCGACCCGCCGCCTGCGGGGCCTCGGCGATCGGCAGCGCAAGGCCCTGCTGGAAAAGTTCGGCTCCGCCTAA
- the gmk gene encoding guanylate kinase: MSAGGGPDTERGTRPEPKGKGRVVVLSGPSAVGKSTVVRCLRERIPDLHFSVSATTRAPRPGEVDGVDYHFVTPARFQQLIDEGALLEWAEIHGGLHRSGTLAEPVRAATAAGRPVLIEVDLAGARAVKKAMPEAITVFLAPPSWEDLQARLLGRGTETPEAIQRRLETARVEMAAQGDFDEVVVNRRLESACAELVSLLVGTAPGPA; this comes from the coding sequence ATGAGCGCCGGCGGGGGACCGGACACCGAGCGCGGGACCCGTCCCGAGCCGAAAGGCAAGGGGCGCGTGGTCGTGCTGTCCGGTCCCTCCGCGGTCGGCAAGTCAACCGTGGTCAGGTGTCTGCGAGAGCGGATCCCCGATCTGCACTTCAGCGTCTCGGCCACCACCCGGGCGCCGAGGCCGGGTGAGGTCGACGGCGTCGACTACCACTTCGTCACCCCGGCCCGCTTCCAGCAGCTCATCGACGAGGGCGCGCTGCTGGAATGGGCGGAGATCCACGGCGGCCTGCACCGATCGGGCACGCTCGCCGAGCCCGTCCGGGCCGCCACCGCCGCCGGGCGTCCGGTGCTGATCGAGGTCGACCTCGCCGGTGCCAGGGCCGTGAAGAAGGCGATGCCCGAGGCCATCACCGTCTTCCTGGCGCCGCCCAGCTGGGAGGATCTGCAGGCGCGGCTGCTGGGCCGCGGCACCGAGACACCCGAGGCGATACAGCGCCGCCTGGAGACCGCCCGCGTGGAAATGGCGGCCCAGGGCGACTTCGACGAGGTCGTGGTCAACCGACGATTGGAGTCTGCGTGCGCGGAATTGGTATCCTTGCTGGTGGGAACTGCGCCGGGCCCGGCATAA
- the rpoZ gene encoding DNA-directed RNA polymerase subunit omega, producing MTLPQSDAQLTAVPDQFDPSAGGQRAYDTPLGITNPPIDELLDRVSSKYALVIYAAKRARQINDYYNQLGEGILEYVGPLVEPGLQEKPLSIAMREIHADLLEHTEGE from the coding sequence GTGACACTTCCGCAGTCCGACGCGCAGCTGACCGCCGTCCCCGACCAGTTCGACCCGTCGGCGGGTGGGCAGCGCGCCTACGACACCCCGCTCGGCATCACCAACCCGCCCATCGACGAGCTGCTCGACCGGGTCTCCAGCAAGTACGCCCTGGTGATCTACGCGGCCAAGCGCGCCCGGCAGATCAACGACTACTACAACCAGCTCGGCGAGGGCATCCTCGAATACGTCGGGCCGCTCGTCGAGCCCGGCCTTCAGGAAAAGCCCCTGTCCATCGCGATGCGCGAGATCCACGCCGACCTGCTCGAGCACACCGAGGGCGAGTAA
- the coaBC gene encoding bifunctional phosphopantothenoylcysteine decarboxylase/phosphopantothenate--cysteine ligase CoaBC — protein MERKRIVIGVSGGIAAYKACTVVRQLSEAGHSVRVIPTESALRFVGAATFEALSGQPVTTGVFESVPDVPHVHLGQHADLVVVAPATADLLARAVAGRADDLLTATLLTARCPVLFAPAMHTEMWLHPATVDNVATLRRRGAVVLEPASGRLTGSDSGAGRLPEAEEITTLAQLLLERHDALPYDLSGWRLLVTAGGTREPIDPVRFIGNRSSGKQGYAVARVAAQRGAQVTLIAGHTVGLVDPAGVEVVHVSSAEQLGDAVSKHAPEADVLVMAAAVADFRPAHVATAKIKKGPDDREEPPAIDLVRNDDVLAGVVRARSHGELPNMRAIVGFAAETGDANGDVLFHARAKLRRKGCDLLVVNAVGDGRAFEVDNNDGWLLASDGTESALQHGSKTQMASRIVDAIVAFLHGDGG, from the coding sequence GTGGAGCGTAAGCGGATCGTCATCGGCGTCTCCGGCGGCATCGCCGCCTACAAGGCGTGCACCGTCGTCCGTCAGCTCTCCGAGGCAGGCCACTCGGTCCGGGTCATCCCCACCGAATCCGCCCTGCGGTTCGTGGGCGCCGCGACCTTCGAGGCCCTCTCCGGCCAGCCGGTGACCACCGGCGTGTTCGAGAGCGTCCCGGACGTGCCGCACGTGCACCTCGGCCAGCACGCCGACCTGGTGGTGGTGGCGCCGGCCACCGCAGACCTGCTGGCCCGCGCGGTCGCCGGCCGGGCCGACGACCTGCTCACGGCGACCCTGCTCACCGCCCGCTGTCCCGTGCTGTTCGCGCCGGCCATGCACACCGAGATGTGGTTGCACCCGGCCACCGTCGACAACGTGGCCACGCTGCGCCGCCGCGGCGCCGTGGTGCTGGAGCCGGCGTCCGGGCGGCTCACCGGCAGCGACAGCGGCGCGGGCCGGCTGCCGGAGGCCGAGGAGATCACCACCCTGGCCCAGCTGCTGCTGGAGCGCCATGACGCGCTGCCGTACGACCTGTCCGGCTGGCGGCTGCTGGTGACCGCCGGCGGCACCCGCGAACCCATCGACCCGGTGCGCTTCATCGGAAACCGGAGCTCCGGCAAGCAGGGGTACGCGGTGGCGCGGGTCGCCGCCCAGCGCGGCGCCCAGGTCACGCTGATCGCCGGCCACACCGTCGGGCTCGTCGACCCGGCCGGCGTCGAGGTCGTCCACGTGAGCTCGGCCGAACAACTCGGTGACGCGGTGTCCAAGCACGCCCCCGAGGCGGACGTCTTGGTGATGGCCGCGGCGGTCGCCGACTTCCGGCCCGCGCACGTTGCCACCGCCAAGATCAAAAAGGGCCCGGACGACCGGGAGGAACCGCCGGCCATCGACCTGGTGCGCAACGACGACGTGCTGGCCGGCGTGGTGCGGGCGCGATCGCACGGCGAGCTGCCCAACATGCGCGCGATCGTGGGCTTCGCCGCCGAGACCGGCGACGCCAACGGCGACGTGCTGTTCCACGCCCGCGCGAAGCTTCGCCGCAAGGGATGCGATCTGCTGGTCGTCAACGCCGTCGGCGACGGCAGGGCGTTCGAGGTGGACAACAACGACGGCTGGCTGCTCGCGTCCGACGGGACCGAGTCGGCGCTGCAGCACGGCTCGAAGACGCAGATGGCCAGTCGTATTGTTGATGCGATCGTTGCGTTCCTGCACGGTGACGGCGGGTAG
- the metK gene encoding methionine adenosyltransferase — protein MSEKGRLFTSESVTEGHPDKICDAISDSVLDALLADDPRSRVAVETLVTTGQVHVVGEVTTTAKEAFADITNTVRERILDIGYDSSDKGFDGASCGVNIGIGAQSPDIAQGVDTAHETRVEGAADPLDSQGAGDQGLMFGYAISDTPELMPLPIALAHRLSRRLTEVRKNGVLPYLRPDGKTQVTIAYEDNVPVRLDTVVISTQHAADIDLEHTLTPDVREKVLNTVLDDLAHETLDTSSTRLLINPTGKFVVGGPMGDAGLTGRKIIVDTYGGWARHGGGAFSGKDPSKVDRSAAYAMRWVAKNIVAAGLAERVEVQVAYAIGKAAPVGLFVETFGTATVDPVKIEKIVPEVFDLRPGAIIRDLDLLRPIYAQTAAYGHFGRTDIDLPWERLDKVDDLKRAV, from the coding sequence GTGAGCGAAAAGGGTCGGCTGTTTACCAGTGAGTCGGTGACCGAGGGCCATCCCGACAAAATCTGTGACGCGATCAGCGACTCGGTGCTCGACGCTCTCCTCGCGGATGACCCCCGCTCACGCGTCGCGGTCGAGACGCTGGTGACCACCGGCCAGGTGCACGTGGTGGGCGAGGTGACGACGACCGCCAAGGAGGCGTTCGCCGACATCACCAACACCGTCCGCGAGCGGATCCTCGACATCGGCTACGACTCGTCGGACAAGGGCTTCGACGGGGCGTCGTGCGGGGTGAACATCGGCATCGGCGCGCAGTCGCCCGACATCGCGCAGGGCGTCGACACCGCGCACGAGACCCGCGTCGAGGGCGCGGCCGACCCGCTCGACTCCCAGGGCGCCGGCGACCAGGGCCTGATGTTCGGGTACGCGATCAGCGACACCCCCGAGCTGATGCCCCTGCCGATCGCGCTGGCCCACCGCCTGTCGCGGCGGCTCACCGAGGTCCGCAAGAACGGCGTGCTGCCGTACCTGCGCCCGGACGGCAAGACCCAGGTCACCATCGCCTACGAGGACAACGTCCCCGTCCGGCTGGACACCGTGGTCATCTCCACCCAGCACGCGGCCGACATCGACCTGGAGCACACGCTGACCCCCGACGTCCGGGAAAAGGTGCTCAACACCGTGCTCGACGACCTGGCACACGAGACGCTCGACACCTCGTCGACCCGGCTGCTGATCAACCCGACCGGCAAGTTCGTCGTCGGCGGCCCCATGGGTGACGCCGGCCTGACGGGCCGCAAGATCATCGTCGACACCTACGGTGGCTGGGCCCGCCACGGCGGCGGCGCCTTCTCCGGCAAGGACCCGTCGAAGGTGGACCGGTCGGCGGCGTACGCGATGCGCTGGGTGGCCAAGAACATCGTCGCCGCCGGGCTGGCCGAGCGGGTCGAGGTCCAGGTGGCGTACGCCATCGGCAAGGCCGCGCCCGTCGGCCTGTTCGTCGAGACCTTCGGCACCGCGACCGTCGACCCGGTCAAGATCGAGAAGATCGTTCCCGAGGTGTTCGACCTGCGTCCCGGCGCGATCATCCGCGACCTCGACCTGCTGCGGCCGATCTACGCGCAGACCGCCGCGTACGGCCACTTCGGCCGCACCGACATCGACCTGCCGTGGGAGCGGCTCGACAAGGTCGACGACCTCAAGCGCGCCGTCTAG
- a CDS encoding pyridoxamine 5'-phosphate oxidase family protein encodes MAKEFPHLDESLRDFIGRQAVFFVATAPSEGGRINLSPKGYRDTFAVLDERTVAYLDLFGSGAETIAHLRDNGRITIMFCSFTRNSRILRLFGTGRVVRPDDPEFDDLATRFGDEHAGVRAAIVVDVERIADACGFAVPYYELVDERPVLDAHHAKATDDKFVRAVERNRRSIDGLPALDADHPLPGNRA; translated from the coding sequence GTGGCAAAGGAATTCCCGCATCTCGACGAGTCGCTTCGGGACTTCATCGGCCGGCAGGCCGTCTTCTTCGTGGCGACCGCCCCGTCCGAGGGGGGCCGAATCAACCTGTCCCCCAAGGGGTACCGGGACACCTTCGCGGTGCTGGACGAGCGCACCGTCGCCTACCTCGACCTGTTCGGCAGCGGCGCCGAGACCATCGCCCACCTGCGCGACAACGGGCGGATCACCATCATGTTCTGCTCGTTCACCCGAAACTCGCGCATCCTACGGCTGTTCGGCACGGGGCGGGTGGTCCGCCCCGACGACCCCGAATTCGACGACCTGGCAACCCGTTTCGGCGATGAGCACGCGGGGGTGCGCGCCGCCATCGTCGTCGACGTCGAGCGCATCGCCGACGCCTGCGGGTTCGCGGTGCCCTACTACGAGCTCGTCGACGAACGGCCGGTCCTCGACGCGCACCACGCCAAGGCGACCGACGACAAGTTCGTGCGGGCCGTCGAGCGCAACCGGCGCAGCATCGACGGGTTGCCCGCGCTGGACGCGGACCACCCGCTGCCCGGGAACCGCGCCTAG
- a CDS encoding flavin-containing monooxygenase yields MVPDHHALIVGAGFSGIGAAIKLDRAGLPDYLIVEAGDGVGGTWHWNTYPGIAVDIPSFSYQFSFEQSTRWSRTYAPGRELKAYAEHCVDKYGLRPRIRFDTKVVAAEFDDDNALWRVRTEPGGEVTARFLISASGVLTVPKPPDIDGVDSFAGITMHTARWDHGQDLTGKRVAVIGTGASAVQVIPEIAPIVAELTVFQRTPIWCFPKFDVPLPAAARWAMRIPGGKVVQRALSQAFVELTFPLSAQYFTVFPLAKRMESAGRSYLRRQVHDPVVREQLTPRYAVGCKRPGFHNGYLATFNRDNVRLVTEPIDKVTASAVATTDGENHEVDVLILATGFKVMDTDSVPTFAVTGSGGASLSRFWDEHRLQAYEGVSVPGFPNMFSVFGPYGYVGSSYFALIEAQTHHIVRCLKRARSAGAARIEVTEEANARYFAEMMRKRHRQIFWQDSCRLANSYYFDKNGDVPLRPATTAEAYWRSHRFDLDDYRFSA; encoded by the coding sequence ATCGTTCCCGACCACCACGCGCTGATCGTCGGCGCCGGGTTCTCCGGCATCGGCGCCGCCATCAAGCTCGACCGGGCCGGTCTGCCCGACTATCTGATCGTGGAGGCGGGCGACGGGGTCGGCGGGACGTGGCACTGGAACACCTATCCCGGTATCGCGGTGGACATTCCGTCGTTCTCTTACCAGTTCTCCTTCGAACAGAGCACACGCTGGTCGCGCACCTACGCGCCGGGCCGGGAGCTCAAGGCGTACGCCGAACACTGCGTCGACAAGTACGGGCTCCGCCCACGAATCCGGTTCGACACCAAGGTGGTCGCCGCGGAGTTCGACGACGACAACGCCCTGTGGCGGGTGCGGACGGAACCCGGGGGCGAGGTCACGGCGAGGTTCCTGATCAGCGCCAGCGGCGTGCTGACCGTGCCCAAGCCGCCCGACATCGACGGTGTCGACTCGTTCGCCGGAATCACCATGCACACCGCGCGCTGGGACCACGGCCAGGACCTGACCGGCAAGCGCGTCGCCGTCATCGGCACCGGCGCCTCGGCCGTCCAGGTCATTCCAGAGATCGCACCGATCGTCGCGGAGCTCACTGTCTTTCAGCGCACCCCGATCTGGTGCTTCCCCAAGTTCGACGTCCCGCTGCCCGCCGCGGCGCGCTGGGCGATGCGCATTCCCGGCGGCAAGGTGGTGCAGCGCGCGCTCAGCCAGGCGTTCGTCGAGCTGACCTTTCCGCTATCGGCGCAGTACTTCACGGTGTTTCCGCTCGCCAAGCGGATGGAATCGGCGGGCCGGTCGTATCTGCGCCGGCAGGTCCACGACCCGGTCGTGCGCGAGCAACTCACCCCGCGCTACGCGGTCGGCTGCAAGCGGCCCGGCTTCCACAACGGCTACCTGGCCACGTTCAACCGCGACAACGTGCGGTTGGTCACCGAGCCGATCGACAAGGTCACGGCGTCCGCCGTGGCCACCACGGACGGCGAGAATCACGAGGTCGACGTGCTGATTCTCGCCACGGGCTTCAAGGTGATGGACACCGACAGCGTCCCGACGTTCGCGGTCACGGGCAGCGGCGGCGCGTCGTTGAGCCGGTTCTGGGACGAGCACCGGCTGCAGGCGTACGAGGGGGTCAGCGTCCCCGGATTCCCGAACATGTTCAGCGTGTTCGGCCCCTACGGCTATGTCGGCTCGTCCTACTTCGCCCTCATCGAGGCGCAGACCCATCACATCGTGCGGTGCCTGAAGCGGGCGCGAAGCGCCGGCGCCGCCCGCATCGAGGTGACCGAGGAGGCCAACGCCCGCTACTTCGCGGAGATGATGCGCAAGCGGCACCGGCAGATCTTCTGGCAGGACAGTTGCCGGCTGGCCAACAGCTATTACTTCGACAAGAACGGCGACGTGCCACTGCGTCCCGCCACGACGGCCGAGGCGTACTGGCGCAGCCACCGATTCGACTTGGACGACTACCGGTTCTCGGCCTAA
- a CDS encoding alpha/beta hydrolase — MTEPSWPLANARPGIDPTFKSLLDAFPTTFTAADGVEAARKRLRLLKVPEEMLPALRIEQRTIAYGDHADIPVRIYWPGDVEADSPAPVVVFFHGGGFALGDLDTHDAVARAHAVGAEAIVVSVDYRLAPEHPFPAAVEDCWAALRWVAENAVELGGNPDRIAVAGDSAGGNLAAVVAHLARDNAGPQLSFQLLWYPMVSADLSLPSFIENANAPMLDRDVVDAFLYWYLPDVDVTDPKALPVTLAPANAADHSNLPPAYIGTAGHDPLRDDGARYAELLNDAGVPAELSHEPTLVHGYVSFAPVIPAAAEATDRGLAALRKALHE; from the coding sequence ATGACGGAGCCGTCATGGCCGCTTGCGAACGCCCGACCGGGCATCGACCCCACGTTCAAGTCGTTGCTGGACGCGTTCCCGACGACGTTCACCGCCGCCGACGGCGTCGAGGCCGCGCGCAAGCGGCTGCGGCTGCTGAAGGTGCCCGAGGAGATGCTCCCGGCCCTGCGGATCGAGCAGCGCACCATCGCGTACGGCGACCACGCCGACATTCCGGTCCGCATTTATTGGCCCGGCGATGTCGAGGCCGACTCGCCCGCGCCCGTCGTCGTGTTCTTCCACGGCGGCGGATTCGCGCTCGGCGATCTGGACACCCACGACGCCGTCGCCCGCGCCCACGCCGTCGGCGCCGAGGCGATCGTGGTGTCCGTCGACTACCGGCTGGCCCCCGAGCACCCGTTCCCGGCCGCGGTCGAGGACTGCTGGGCCGCGCTGCGGTGGGTTGCCGAGAACGCCGTCGAGCTGGGCGGGAACCCGGACCGGATCGCAGTTGCCGGCGATTCGGCGGGCGGCAACCTCGCCGCCGTGGTGGCGCACCTGGCGCGCGACAATGCCGGGCCGCAGCTCAGCTTTCAGCTGCTGTGGTATCCGATGGTGTCCGCCGACCTGTCGCTGCCGTCGTTCATCGAGAACGCCAACGCGCCCATGCTGGACCGTGACGTCGTCGACGCGTTCCTGTACTGGTACCTGCCCGACGTCGACGTCACCGACCCCAAGGCTCTGCCGGTCACCCTGGCCCCGGCGAACGCGGCCGATCACTCGAACCTTCCGCCCGCCTACATCGGGACGGCCGGACACGATCCGCTGCGAGACGACGGCGCCCGCTACGCCGAACTGCTCAACGACGCGGGGGTACCCGCCGAACTGAGCCACGAGCCCACCCTGGTGCACGGCTATGTCAGCTTCGCCCCGGTGATCCCCGCCGCGGCCGAGGCCACCGACCGCGGGCTGGCCGCGTTGCGCAAGGCGCTACACGAATAG
- a CDS encoding alpha/beta hydrolase, with translation MPSLDNTADEKPAIDPILQKVLDAVPFRLSTEDGVDALRQRFRDLPRRPLHPELRVEDRAIAGPAGPIDIRIYWPPTDGGPAPVVLFFHGGGFVVGDLDTHDGTARLHAVAADAIVVSVDYRLAPEHPYPAAVEDGWAATMWVAEHGAGIGADTTRIAVAGDSAGGNIAAVIAQQARDQAGPPIAFQLLWYPSALWDPTLPSFSENATAPILDVKAVASFSRWYAGEVDLTDPPPGLAPGRAENLRGLPPAHIAVAGYDPLRDDGIRYGELLSAAGVPVEVHNAETLVHGYLGYAGVVPAATEAAGRGLAALRAGLHGK, from the coding sequence ATGCCCAGCTTGGACAACACAGCCGACGAGAAACCCGCGATCGACCCCATCTTGCAGAAGGTACTGGATGCGGTTCCGTTCCGGCTATCAACCGAGGATGGTGTCGACGCGCTGCGCCAGCGGTTCCGTGACCTGCCCCGCCGGCCGCTGCATCCCGAGTTGCGCGTCGAGGACCGGGCCATCGCCGGGCCGGCCGGACCGATCGATATCCGGATCTACTGGCCGCCGACCGACGGCGGTCCGGCCCCGGTCGTGCTCTTCTTTCACGGCGGCGGCTTCGTGGTGGGCGATCTCGACACACACGACGGCACGGCGCGCCTGCACGCGGTCGCCGCCGACGCGATCGTGGTGTCGGTCGACTACCGGTTGGCGCCCGAGCACCCCTACCCCGCCGCCGTCGAAGACGGCTGGGCAGCAACGATGTGGGTCGCCGAGCACGGCGCCGGCATCGGCGCGGACACCACCAGGATCGCCGTCGCCGGGGATTCCGCCGGCGGCAACATCGCCGCGGTGATCGCCCAGCAGGCCCGCGACCAGGCGGGGCCGCCGATCGCGTTCCAGCTGTTGTGGTACCCCTCCGCGCTGTGGGACCCGACGCTGCCGTCCTTCTCGGAGAACGCCACCGCGCCCATCCTCGACGTCAAGGCCGTCGCCTCGTTCTCCCGTTGGTACGCAGGGGAAGTCGACCTGACCGACCCGCCGCCGGGATTGGCGCCGGGCCGCGCGGAGAACCTGCGCGGCCTGCCGCCGGCCCACATCGCCGTCGCCGGTTACGACCCCTTGCGCGACGACGGCATCCGCTACGGCGAGTTGCTGTCCGCCGCCGGCGTTCCGGTCGAGGTGCACAACGCCGAGACCCTGGTGCACGGCTACCTCGGCTACGCCGGCGTGGTGCCCGCGGCCACCGAAGCGGCCGGTCGCGGCCTGGCGGCGCTGCGCGCCGGGCTGCACGGCAAATAG
- a CDS encoding lysoplasmalogenase, producing MEVPYAPRLVSGAWVLAGWAGVGYGVYLTVLALRSPPGVQLTGHWILQPPFKASMALLLTVAAVGHAIVRERRLLVPAFLLSAVGDWLLAIPWWTMSFGLGLAAFLFAHLFFLAALFPLIPRARPSSPRLAAVVLIGLGVFIMLVWFWPHLSRDKLTIPVTVYILVLTAMVCAAQLARLPTIWTAVGAVCFALSDTMIAIGRFILDNDALAVPVWWLYAAAQILIAAGFFFGREEPYYEEYGADDDVVEWPVEGFEEGFE from the coding sequence ATGGAGGTACCGTACGCACCCCGCCTGGTGTCCGGGGCCTGGGTACTGGCCGGGTGGGCCGGGGTGGGCTACGGCGTCTACCTGACGGTGCTCGCGTTGCGTTCCCCGCCCGGTGTTCAGCTGACCGGACACTGGATCCTGCAGCCGCCCTTCAAGGCTTCGATGGCGTTGCTGCTGACGGTCGCGGCGGTCGGTCATGCGATCGTGCGCGAGCGGCGGCTGCTGGTGCCGGCGTTCCTGCTGTCGGCCGTCGGCGACTGGCTGCTAGCGATCCCCTGGTGGACGATGTCGTTCGGCCTGGGGCTGGCAGCATTCCTGTTCGCGCACTTGTTCTTCCTGGCCGCGTTGTTCCCCCTCATCCCGCGGGCGCGGCCGTCGAGCCCACGCCTGGCCGCCGTGGTCCTCATCGGCCTGGGCGTCTTCATCATGCTGGTCTGGTTCTGGCCGCACCTGAGCCGCGACAAGCTGACCATCCCGGTGACGGTCTACATCCTGGTGCTGACCGCGATGGTGTGCGCGGCGCAGCTGGCGCGGCTCCCGACGATCTGGACCGCGGTGGGAGCGGTGTGCTTCGCCCTGTCCGACACGATGATCGCCATCGGCCGTTTCATCCTGGACAACGACGCGCTGGCGGTACCGGTCTGGTGGTTGTACGCCGCGGCCCAGATCCTCATCGCGGCCGGCTTCTTCTTCGGCCGCGAGGAGCCGTACTACGAGGAGTACGGGGCGGACGACGACGTCGTCGAGTGGCCCGTCGAGGGCTTTGA